The sequence TTCTTGGAATGTTGCCGATGTCGCTCGCGCTCGGCGCCGGCGGCGGTGAGAATGCTCCACTCGGGCGAGCGGTGATTGGCGGGCTCATAGCCGCAACTTTCATGACGCTGCTCGTGATTCCGATCGTCTACTCTTTCGTGGGCGGCACGCGGGTGAGCAAGCTCCAGCGCGACGCGCAGATGCGCCGGATTCTGCAGCAGACAGAAGCAGCCAAAGAAGCGCAGATGTAAGGGCCCATGGCTGAGCGAATCGCAACCAAACCCGCCAGCGGTCCCAGCTTTTACATCAAGTGGATCGCGCTCCCGCTCATCGCAATAATCGTGGCCGGGGGAATCGTCGTGGCCCGCGATCTTGCGGTTCGCAGCCAGCGCGGGAACCTCGAAGAGGAAGCGGCGCGCGGCCGGGTCGTTCTTTGCACAACACTGCACGGGGAGATTGCCACGCGTACAATCACGCTGCCCGGCGAGATTCACGGCTTTTACGAGACGCCTATCTACGCCAAGATCTCCGGCTACGTGAAGCACATGTTCGTGGACAAGGGATCGTACGTGAAAGCGGGGCAGCTTGTCGCCACCATCGAATCGCCCGAGACCGATCAAGAGGTGCGCAATTACAAGTCGACCTATGATCTCGCGAAGATCACCGACGCTCGGAATCAGGTCCTCGTGTCGCAGGCGGTTATTCCGCAGCAGACGGCCGATGAAAGCCATCTGACCATGCTCGCCGACTTGGCAAGCTGGAAGCAGCTAGTCGCGACACAACAGTACGAGCGCGTTTACGCTCCGTTCGATGGGATGATAACAGTGCGCAATCTATACCCGGGAGCACTCGTAGCGACCCCGAGCGCGGCCAACACGTCGAATCCGAGCATCTACCAAATCGCCACTCTGAAACCGTTGCGCGTCTACGTGTACCTGCCGCAGACGTATACTCCTTTCGTGCGCGACGGCGACGAGTCGATAGTAACGGTAAGCGAATACCCGAGCCGCGACTACAAGGGATCGATCACGAGGCACCCGACCGCTTTGGATCAGGACACTCGTACCATGCTCATCGAGGTCGACCTGCCGAATGAGGACCTCACGTTGTATCCGGGGATGTACGCGAACGTTGCCATCACCATCAAAGGTTCGAACGGTGCGCCGCGGGTCCCGGACGAAGCACTGATCTTTAACGGCGAGCGCGTTTACGTCCCGATAGTGCGCGATAGGAAAATACATCTCGTCGATGTAAAACTTGGTCTTGATGATGGAATCCATTGCCAAGTCACTCGCGGGCTGAAAGGCGATGA comes from Candidatus Binataceae bacterium and encodes:
- a CDS encoding efflux RND transporter periplasmic adaptor subunit, yielding MAERIATKPASGPSFYIKWIALPLIAIIVAGGIVVARDLAVRSQRGNLEEEAARGRVVLCTTLHGEIATRTITLPGEIHGFYETPIYAKISGYVKHMFVDKGSYVKAGQLVATIESPETDQEVRNYKSTYDLAKITDARNQVLVSQAVIPQQTADESHLTMLADLASWKQLVATQQYERVYAPFDGMITVRNLYPGALVATPSAANTSNPSIYQIATLKPLRVYVYLPQTYTPFVRDGDESIVTVSEYPSRDYKGSITRHPTALDQDTRTMLIEVDLPNEDLTLYPGMYANVAITIKGSNGAPRVPDEALIFNGERVYVPIVRDRKIHLVDVKLGLDDGIHCQVTRGLKGDETVALGLGQAVTEGELIRPLMAKGN